The following proteins are co-located in the Camelina sativa cultivar DH55 chromosome 12, Cs, whole genome shotgun sequence genome:
- the LOC104731688 gene encoding periodic tryptophan protein 1 homolog: MITALSWIPKGAAKAIPDRAKLPSKEEIEKLKESCKIFNKEEEEENGEVAHAKAVAEEFGKSSKSKSASPSMEVDDGLKELDMDNYDEEDDGIEIFSSGLGDLYYKSNEMDPYLKRNNDHDDDSDDDSKILPTDLMIVCARSDSDNKETNCIDVYVFEETSVGSPNMYSHQNIIVPAIPLCTAWLDCPLKGGEKGNFVAVGSDDTPIIEIWDLDVRFEVLPCVQLGGQNEEGNYKEGSHTEPVLGLAWNKEFRNILASASADTKVKVWDVATGTCKITMDHHTDKVQAVAWNHYAPEVLLSGSFDQTVVLKDGRQPSHSGVKWSVMSDVESLAWDPHSEHTFVVSLENGTVKGFDVRQASNSNPSFTLNGHDKAATSVSYNISAPNLLATASMDKTVKLWDLSNNEPSCIATHKPNAGSLFSIAFSADNPFLLAMGGVKGTLKVWDTLSDTNVSNRYGTRPVRP; encoded by the exons ATGATAACTGCATTGTCATGGATACCAAAAGGGGCTGCAAAGGCTATACCCGATCGTGCTAAGCTTCCTTCTAAGGAAGAAATCGAAAAGCTCAAAGAGAGttgtaaaattttcaataaagaagaagaagaagagaatggtgAAGTTGCTCATGCGAAAGCCGTGGCAGAAGAGTTTGGGAAGTCATCGAAAAGCAAGAGTGCTTCTCCTTCGATGGAGGTTGATGATGGTTTGAAAGAACTCGATATGGATAATTacgatgaagaggatgatg GAATTGAAATTTTTAGTTCCGGGCTTGGGGATCTTTACTATAAGAGTAACGAGATGGATCCATATCTCAAGagaaataat GATCATGATGATGACTCGGATGATGATTCAAAAATCTTACCAACCGATTTAATGATTGTCTGCGCTAGGAGCGACAGCGACAACAAAGAAACCAACTGTATTGAC GTTTATGTATTCGAGGAAACATCGGTTGGTTCTCCAAATATGTATAGTCATCAAAACATAATCGTACCAGCGATTCCGTTGTGTACTGCTTGGCTTGATTGTCCACTTAAAGGAGGAGAAAAAG GCAATTTCGTAGCTGTTGGTTCGGATGATACGCCAATAATAGAGATATGGGATCTTGACGTT AGGTTCGAGGTGCTACCTTGTGTACAACTAGGAGGACAAAACGAGGAAGGG AACTACAAAGAAGGTAGCCATACTGAACCAGTTCTTGGTCTTGCTTGGAATAAGGAGTTTCG gaATATACTTGCTAGTGCTAGTGCCGACACAAAAGTCAAAGTTTGGGATGTCGCTACCGGAACATGCAAGATTACAATGGATCATCACACAGATAAG GTTCAAGCGGTTGCGTGGAACCATTATGCTCCAGAAGTGCTTCTCAGTGGGTCCTTTGATCAAACTGTTGTATTG AAAGACGGAAGACAACCTTCACATTCGGGTGTCAAATGGTCTGTCATGTCCGATGTCGAAAGTTTAGCCTGGGATCCTCATAGTGAACACACCTTTGTG GTAAGTCTCGAAAATGGAACTGTAAAGGGTTTTGATGTACGCCAAGCCTCAAATTCAAACCCGAGTTTCACTCTCAATGGACATGATAAAGCAGCCACTTCCGTCTCATACAACATTTCAGCGCCTAAT CTTTTGGCAACGGCATCTATGGACAAAACAGTAAAGCTTTGGGATCTTTCAAACAATGAGCCTTCATGCATTGCCACACACAAACCAAATGCT GGAAGTTTATTTTCCATTGCCTTCTCTGCCGACAATCCATTCTTACTCGCTATGGGTGGCGTAAAGGGGACGTTAAAAGTTTGGGATACACTTTCGGACACTAATGTCTCCAATAGATACGGAACCAGACCTGTCCGACCGTGA